atttttacaatgaAATCGGGATATCTACTTGTACCTAGAGTAGACCCTTAATCTAGAGAGAGTAGATTCATTTTTGTACATCTCTATGCCTCCTTGTCACTCTAGGGGGCGTTTGGATTTTAATTTACTTTAGATAAGGTACTAATGCCACAAATAAttcatcttgatttctacttatttaccaaataaatatatttagtaaacaatatacttatcaaacaaaaagtaaaaaagaaatatGTTTGGTTTTCAACATCTTAAATATTTATTCCTTTAGTCTGTTTGGTCCCCCTCCCATCCACcctccatcatgtagggccaatTTTTAAAGTAAACGGTTCATTGTCTAtaccccacctttaatgtgagcCTTACATAatagacaataacattgatggtgggcctcacatgatgataaccaacatcaaaggtggtccCTACAAATGAattgtgcacattaaaggtcaacCCCTGATGATGAATAGTCAACATCCACGGTGGGCCTTCCATAACGAACaactcacatcaaaggttggccctacatgatggagaGTGATTGTGAGAGGGATCAAGTGACATAACATTGCTATGTATGTTACCGGAGTCGCACATGAATTagattccaaccatccatttggtagtTCCAATAATAATGGGCCTGCTATAAAATTCAATATTTGTATAGTTATATTCCTTGGTGGCATGAAATGAACACTGAAGGACAAAAACCAGTCATGACTCCAACTAAGCAAGAAAAGTTCTATTTcttggatggttaagataatgTAATTAAAAAACATATTTAATAATCAATTGCGCATATGAGTCCACAAGAAGCCTGGTTTAGATCATTATATACAAATGCCACATCTGGTACACCATCAGGAGAATATAAAACCAAACCTTGGATTTGGGTGTGTTTCTTCCTCTCTAATCAAACACAAACTCATAATTCCATGGAATCAAAATCTCATCTCACCAACCATGATAAAGAGAATATTTTCAAAGATCTTGTTTTTTTAAAGAGGCTTTCTTCCTGCCCCCATGTGATGGATTCATGTATCCAAACCATTTGTAAAGGGCATGTTtggggaacggattaggtgagacccagactCACCCAAGCTGTGTGGCtcttaccatgggccccaccttgatgtatgtattatgtatccatgccgtccatcattttttttcatattattttagggcattatccaaaaaataaagcacatccaattatcaggtggaccataccataaaaacagtggtaattgaccattaatgggccacacaagttttggattgagctgatatttgtttttttttttttttaaataaaattatacCTTCAtacaggcttatgtgaccttatcaacagattggatgaaaaataaacgtcacAGAAACATTAAGTTGCATcctaagaagttcttaatggtagagcattcaatcaccattgtttccttcggtatggtccacatgatgattggatctgcttcgtttttggtatagtagtctaaaatgatctgataaaacggatggacagtgtggatacagaatacatacatcaaggtgggccccatggtaagcgCTGCACTCTTTGGTGAGTCCGGGTCTCACGAATCCGTTCCCTGTTTGGGCGTAaccataaaaataatttttattaaacCTGTCATGTACGTACATGAGTGGTTGGGATATTAATCCACGGGTTGTTGtatcttttatcttttatttttttataaaaaaatgatTTGGAGATGGAACCAACCTCCAAACATCACATGCGCCACATCTGGACCGTTCACGGAACTGGCAATCACAAGGGTCTCCCATAATAGATCAGGACATTGGATTAGCAGGTGGGCACAATCGGGCCTTCAATCCTAACCATAGCCATTCATCCGACAGTAGCTGATGGAGAAAAATGGATTAAACTGGTTTTCTAGTGGCACTCGGGTTtatttggtttgagggattaaaTGATATGGAGATGAAATTAACACctttattgcacaatgattgcatgtccagAGATACGGCGgtatttttaccatccaatcccacgttTGGGATCAAATATTCCTATGGGAAAAGCACTGCATTAGGAAAAACTCATGTTTGACAGACCATAGAAATTAATCAATGGACGGGATGTACAACTGATGTTAGTCATATATAATTCAAATATCACATATTAAGGGAacatatggatggacaacatggataaaacacatgcttcaatgtaaggcccatgaatgtaatagatttcaaaatccattaaAAAATCTTGTTCGAATGGAATGATATGATACCTGACTAATCAAATTCTTTCAAACGCTGGATgaaatttgcatgggaccaaatgtaaTTTCATACTACCTAATCCAACATTCCAAACAGGCTTGCCTTGAAGGTCAGTTGAAGAACATGTTTCCAAGACAGGTAAGTGAAACGCCtgaacaaggtgggccctactatttAGACTGTTTTCGACTCCTTAGGTAGGCCACAATGTCCAAAAACGCATGTGAGCCATGTGCAAACAACTTAATTTTCACGCCACAAGGTCTaaagcatggcccacttgttgtaaaGTTGGCTCGCACAAGCGcgccatattggcacgtgtgcttgAGTGTGGTTGGGAAGGGCTCCAGAGTCCAGACTGTCCTTACGGTTACCATGGTACTCAATTGTTGCCTCCTTCCAACTAAAGGACGGAACTTGAAGATGTCCTGACCACCCATCGGTGGGCCATACGTATATTAAACAAGTGGACGGCAGAAAAAGAACAAATGATTCATATTTAACGTGCATGTGTGGCTAGCTGGCAAGTAGGTTGGCCCAATTGTTGTTATCAATTTAGCCTGTCAAGGCCACTCATGTGACTAAGTGCCTGGATAGGAAGTATGTGTGCGTTTATGATTGTGTGGGCGTGGCTGAAATGAATGGTACCCATACCTTAAGATGGACAAATTGGAGACTGGATCGGAACTCGTGAGTCTTCTCGATCACTGACTCGTTGATTTAACGCACGCCTTACTCTTTctctagtggtagactctcaggagtttcaacacccggtcaatggttcgagtatccataggtggtgaaatcccactacagcgagACTGTGTGCATGAAAAAAAACACTAACGTAGTACTCAGGTGATTTGAGCAAGGGAAGGAGTTAGACCCTCacgaatgagttctttttgccttggACCAGTGATTATGGAATCAACCGGTTTAAGGGGTTTCTATTTCATCAGTGCTTTAATATGGTATTCCTCAATCATAATATGAGATTTATACATAACAAAATAAAGACTAGTATAAATACGATCAGTCTTTATTAATGTAGTGGCTCCGTTACAACTGTCATGCTTTACAATCTAATTGAAGCAAAGAATAATATAAACACCTGATGCGCCtataaaaaatgacgatcgaagcaGATGGTCAACAAGATGTGAAGAGAGTATGAATAACTGAATTGGAACTTAGATGAACATAAGAATATGGCAACTTAAGGTTGCATATATTTAATCTACTCCTAAGATAAACATATTGCAGCGGGAGCCGCTGGGTAGTAGTGAACTAGGTTAAGAAAAGTAAAATAGACATGAATGTAAAGTAGACATATAGATAGATGTGTTTGGCATGGGTCCTTGAGCTCTTCTTCGGGTGctcattttatagctttttcgAGGTGGTGAAAACCCCTTGTTGGGCTTTTAGATCCTTTGTGTAGACTTTCTGGGTACGTAATCTTTTACTTAGCAAATTGGGACTCGTCTCAGAAAAAAAGAAATTCGGACTCGCTGGATTCTCGGATCTTCTTCCATAGTTGATCCTTCACGAAGATGCTCGTGATCCACTAAAGACTAGGCCTGGGACCAccaattttttttcataaaaacaaCCAAGCCAAGATCCAGGGAACTCAAGGACCGATCTCTATCGAGCAAGACCACTCAATGCTTCTTGGTGGCCTACCTCGTCCACTTCGAGGTGTTGATATGGCTCGTTCGCACTTAAAGGTAAAGAGATGGCAAACAATCACTAAAGATGATGGCTTACACAGAGCCGATAACCCTAGGCTTTGTGGGGCACTGTAAtatgtctgtgtgacatccactctgtccatcaatttcacccactcatattaggacatgatacaaaaaatgaggcaaatccaaaactcaagtaagtcacaccacagaaaacagcggagaTGAAAATgcccatggttgaaaccttcttgggcccaccatgatttttgtataccatccaaaccgttcgtaagcTCTActcctggatgaagagaaaacacaaatattagcttgatccaaaacctctacaACCcgcaagaaggtttcaatagtgggcgttcaatccttgctgtttcctgtagtgtggcccaccttgaattttgGAGTCCACCCAACTTTTGAGCATACATTATAGCATGGGGCGCGACTGATGAAGGGAGTTTGATATAACACAGGCTTCGCAAGGCGCCACAGTATTTAGGCTTACATGGAGAGAATCAACACCTAAAATCGAAGCCATTTGGTGGGGTTCAGCTGCTAAAATTTGAACCAGAGGTTGGTCAACAGCTACTATTTCTATTTTATAAAATACCCTCACCTTTGTTTCAAACCCCTTTCCACACAAACCCCCAAAACCCAACAGTTCAAGATTCTTGAAAACTAAGAGCCAAGGAAGAATTGTTCCCCCTCCCTACTTGCAATACATGtgaagagaaaggaaggaagagagaaaaaaagaagaagaagaagaagaagagagaaatccaACACATTTTCAACTTCCTAAAACACCCTTGAATTTAATTACCATGTTATTAAAATATTCAAGGTTCCCATTTAGGAAAACTAATAGTGTGGGCAAAAATATCCAAGACCTAGTAACATTATACAGCAGAGATGCATGGTAGTCTTATGttattttcccctttttttttttttaagggggtgGGGGGAATTTCTACATTCTAAATATAAATTTTCACCGTTACGACTTAACTGACACAGAGTATACAACTATGATTTTGGGTCTGTAAAAATAGCAATCCAGATGGCAAATGACCCATGATATAGATCGTCAGATTCGGAACTGGAACCGTGGGAGGGTTGGCGATTCAGGTAACACAGTTAAAAGAGTTCTGTTTGAATTGATACATGCGACAATGTCTGCTTGTTTATAACTGTTGATGATGGATCTCTAATCAATAAAAGCAACAGGCTTTGACCTAATTGGCATTGCTGCCCCATGTAACGAATGTAAACCCTCGTTGCACCAACCAAGATAGATCATACTAGCATCAACAACAACAATGGTGATCATGGGAAGATGAGAAAAATGGTAGCTCCCTTGATGGGGCATGTTCGGATCGGTGGATTTTATATGGATTCTGCAGGCAACATGATGATTGCCCAATGATAATTTCCATGGCTACTATAAAAATAGGATTAAAAAATGGGTGCTTGTTTGGATAGCAGATGTTTCTTGTGTCAGAGAAATCTGACCATAGATCAGAGTAATGATTGCTGTGTGGAATCCATGTATCCAAATAGCTCAACAATCTTGTCAGTGGAAAATACATCCCATTTCTGAATAGATTCTAtgtatccaaacacacccaatagTAAATTAACAAATGCGTTGTAAGTAAGCTAGTGGTTACCTTGTACGTAAGCTAGTGGTTGGTCCAAGTGAATAGAATATGACTCAAAAGATCTCATCAACCATCAATTGAACTACATTAACCTTTTGCTCTATGGCCAACGCATATACGGTTAAGAATAGAAATACAAAAATATGCCACATTCATTGGTCGCCCTAACACTGATCACTTGGATCTTCTAGTCTGGGAGGTTTCTTTGGGTATTCCATCCGCAGTGGGACCAAACAGACCAGCGACCTGGCTACTGAGTCATGGGTTCAGTTCAACTTGTGAGAATTGAAACCTAATGTATGCTATGCAAAGATGGGGCCATGTATTGTCTTTAGGGTGGGTGATTACAGGCATTGGTGCTAGATCTAATGGGTCTAAGGTTCACGAAGCTTTTAGCAAGATGGGTCAGCAGAGCAAATGGTGACAATAGGGACAATGCAAGTAAAACAGGAATGGAATTTCGCAAATGCATTCACAACCTAGTTGGGACGGGTGATAAGGTCAATTTCTAGAAGGATGATATTCCATCTACGACTTGTTTTCAGCACTTTACTTTCTTGTGGTGATTAAAGATGAAAAGGTTCCAACTTGTTTCAAGATGGTTGGGGTTGCAGTGGTTTGGAAGATTAGACTTCAAAGGATCTTTATGATGAGGAAGCAAATCTGTTTGTAACTTACTCAGTAGGATGCGGGATGTGCATGTTGATAATTCCATTGAAGATGGGAAGGTTTGGGATGTGTGTCGATAATTCCATCCAAGAAGTGAATATATCCTCCCAAATAGTTGCAATATGTGAGAAACAGAGGAGGAGACAGATGATCAGATGTTCATTCATTACAGAGCGACAACAAGAATCCGAGCTTTTTTCTTGGCGAGATTTGGGATGTCTTGGACTTTGAATGTATCCACTGGCGAGTGTTGTTTGAACGACGCCATGAGCCGTTTAAAAGAAGCGAGAGACTATTTGTAATATGGTGTTCTTTGGGGTCCTGCAGGGGCCATGCAAGGAATGGAATTTTTTATAATGAAGTTGCTTCTGCCGAATCCGTAAAAAGAAGAATCATCTATATGATCATCAGTTAGGCGCTTGGTAGGCCGGATTTACGTGGTTCCTCTGATGTAGATTTTTCAGGGGATGGGATTGGggattctggtggggcccacgtttgcTAGCTTTTTGGATATTTGGCTGTTTCAGGGATGGCAATGGGCCAGCAGCCCCGCTCGGCCCTAGTGACACGGCCCTCTAGGGCCAGGGCTTTGGCTCCTAAACCTGGACCAAGGGCTGCGCCCGTGTTTGAAATCTAGGCACAGTGTCCAGGCCAGCTTAGGCTAGCACCAATAATGAATGGCCTAGCGTAGCTTGTTGGCccagtccaatcatcaagtgggccactcttatATAGAAGAATGAATGATTTGAAGACACTTGTGAGTGGTCCTATTCAATGTACAGGTGTAATTTAAAAGCACTTTTGATTCTGAGCTCATGTTTCTATGTTCATAACCATTAATATGATGGGATTCATTGTGGATGGAGGGGATACGGCAATATTTTTCTTAGATTTGGACTATTTCAAACTTTTGATCATGTTAGTCTTCTCCTTATTGGGCCGACCCTGTAAGGTTAGGGCAAGGGCCGAGCCCTTTTAGCCCAATTAGGGTTAGGGCACTAGGAACGGGCTAAAACCAACCTAGCCcatcccattgccacccctaggtCATCTGtatcattttctttcttctaatCTTTTCCCGTTTGTAGTTTTGACTTGTTTGAAACCTGCATGGGCCATCACTActtttagttgggataaggcttagatgatgatgatgagttttGTCTTGTTGGGGAAGTGACGAGAGGATCACTTACTCCTTTTGTCACCATTTTCTTGTTTCTAAATAAATTTAGTCATCTTCAATCCAAAGATTCTCTTAGGACTTCTTCTCATCCTCTTTTCAGGCCCTTTCAACTCTAATCAACATTCCCGGATATAAACCAAATTCGAATGAGATCAGTATAAATCTTAGACATGAAGTGGATATTTGAATGCAATTAGTCACCGTGAACCACAAAGCAAGGGTACAATCTAATTATATAAAGCTTAGAAGCAAACCATACAGCTGatgcataaaatacatacaacaacAACACTAGCAGACTCAACCTTGTGGAGCCGCAACAGTAAATTTCTGGTTTCAGCATGTTTTGTTATTACAAGTAATTTGACAGGCAACGGATGATGATAGTGGCAGATAAAGAGAGGTGGGTTATGCAAACAAAACCTGGGAGCTTGAAGGAGCCAAGTCGCGAAAGGCTTCAGGAGCATCGACAGCTTGCCATTGCACAGAGAAGCtccacttcttctttccagaggAGCTGTTGCAGCTTAGCCTTCGAACATGCCCAACAGCAACATGAAGGTTCCGACCGACAATGTAGAGTCTACAGTCATTGGAACTCACAGAGAAGGGCTTGCATATCTGCTCTGGCACAGGCGCACCCAATACAGCCTCCCAAGAATCGGTTTCCATGTCATAAACCTTGAGCCGCATCCTCTCGTGCTCTGGGACCACGAACAAGTGCCCATAAATGACCACGCTCGATCCCGTCCAGCCTTCTCGAAGCCCAGCATCCATGCTTTCCCAGATGTTTGTTTTCGGGTCATAAACCTGCCCTCTGGGTGAGAACAAGAACGGCCAAACCCAACCTTCGGTGACAAATAGCTTCCCATCAAGAACCGCAGCATCATATGAAGCCATGTTCACACCCATGCTTGCTACCGGTTGCCAGTTCCCCTTGATGGGGTCCAGAACCTCAGCTGAGTCAAGTTCAAACAGATCCGAGCTGTTCCCTCCGGCTGCATAAACCATCCCATCGATGACCTTACTTGCAAAGAATGACCGAGCCGTGAGCATCGGATTCATCACTGTCCAACGGTTCCTATGAATTTCATACTTCAACACCAATTCGAGGGGGCAATCCATATCTGAGACCATACCTCCGCAGACTAAGAGAGTGCCATTGCGAGAAATGGCGGTACACCCAAACCCGTGTGGGTAGAATCGATCCTTGCATGGCATGGCTGGAATGGTGTGCCAAGAGAAGCGGTCGAGGTCGAGGACTTGCCACTGGATCTTCCCGGTGCACTTGTGGAAGGCGAAAATGAAGAGCCATGGGTCCCGGAAGCCCATCTCCTTCCTCCGACTGAAGAACTGCTCCTTGGTTGCCAGCAACTGATGCCAACGCCTGCAGACGGATCTGCAGGTCGGGTGGCTCTGGACGGGCAGCCGAAGGAGGCAATTGAGGGCGATGTCATTGGGAAGGCCGGGAATAAGAGGTGCACCGCCAAATGACAATTCAGATTCGGATGGCCGATACAAAGAAGCGAATTGGGTGGTCGCTAATCTGAACTTGGGCGATAATGTTATTTGAGAATCTCCCAGTTTGTGAACTGGAGCCTGGTGGGACGAAATCCTAACACGCTGCATCTCCCTTCCTATCGAAATCCCCCCAAAACACTAGAAAAACGTCTCTGTGGTTGTATCCGTCCCGGTTTTACTACTCTCCCACGAATCAAATACTAACCCAAATCAAGAAATCAGAGTTCCAGACCAAAGAAAAAGCTCTCCAATTGTCTATAGGACTCTTGCTAGTGTTTCTCAGGAAGTTCTTGAAGCCAAAACACAAACACCGCTGAAAATCATTCTTCCCGACTCCTCTACATCTTCTTTTCCCAATCACTCATGGCCTATGGGAACATAATTCCAAAGACCCATATAAGAAAAACTCAATCCAAAACACAAATCGCAGTCTGGAAAACGCTTCCCAATTATCAAAGTATCCTCCAATTCATTCCTTTCTACTGTCTTTCTGCAACTACTGAAAACCCAAACAATCTCTGTAACTGCTCCAataaagaaaaaccccaaattttcaaatcaataaagaaaacccaaatcccaaaatcccccAAACCCAAATCTTTCAGCCATACGCTTCCCAAATCTTCAGACGCCTTCTTTTTCAGCCaataaagaaaacccagaatcagattctttctttcttataaatcaaaacagaaaaaaaaaaaataaaaaaaaaagaggagaggagAGATAGAATGAAATACAAGagataaaagaaaggaaagagagagaaagataggaaccagagcttcttctttttcttttcttttcttcttgaaatCCCGATATTTGCACCCCTTCCTTTGGTTAACACACCCCCACAGCAATGACTATAGAGGGGCTGCTGGTATTTCATGAACCTGGACTGTGTTGGATGAAAGAGATAAGCACAATCCGCTAGACCCTTGTGATGGTTCACCATCATTTTAAGAAATGGTGGTGAACTCATACTCCTCGCATGTGGTACTCTTGTCCacttatctagaccatccaaattgtgggtcccattgtggatggaggataAAGATAAAATTACCTAATCCTAACCGTCCGATTGATGTCTATCTACATGGTGAGGGATACGAATTCCAAgtgcaaaatcagatggtttctATAATACCATCGGTGTAAGTTTCGGACCATCCGCATTTGACAGTTGGATCAATGATTTGGACGGACTGGATTGCCTTACAAATATGCGTACTGTTCCGGTGAAGTTCAAGATCACCTGCcgttttttttaaatggtggtaatTGCTGGTGGAAGTCTTATCCAAGGACCGGTTCAGTAGTACGTAGAGTCACTCTAAATTGTACTCCTCAGCCCAACTACGATGCTTAGAGCCGACGCTTTTGTGATCTAACCACTCATCTGGTTGGATCTATTTGAtctaaccatt
This region of Magnolia sinica isolate HGM2019 chromosome 1, MsV1, whole genome shotgun sequence genomic DNA includes:
- the LOC131242694 gene encoding F-box/kelch-repeat protein At1g30090-like, with the translated sequence MQRVRISSHQAPVHKLGDSQITLSPKFRLATTQFASLYRPSESELSFGGAPLIPGLPNDIALNCLLRLPVQSHPTCRSVCRRWHQLLATKEQFFSRRKEMGFRDPWLFIFAFHKCTGKIQWQVLDLDRFSWHTIPAMPCKDRFYPHGFGCTAISRNGTLLVCGGMVSDMDCPLELVLKYEIHRNRWTVMNPMLTARSFFASKVIDGMVYAAGGNSSDLFELDSAEVLDPIKGNWQPVASMGVNMASYDAAVLDGKLFVTEGWVWPFLFSPRGQVYDPKTNIWESMDAGLREGWTGSSVVIYGHLFVVPEHERMRLKVYDMETDSWEAVLGAPVPEQICKPFSVSSNDCRLYIVGRNLHVAVGHVRRLSCNSSSGKKKWSFSVQWQAVDAPEAFRDLAPSSSQVLFA